The Fibrobacterota bacterium genome has a segment encoding these proteins:
- a CDS encoding flagellin — AIKSVNTMRSDMGAYVNRLEFAISNLGNQIYNTQDAESRIRDVDFAKETTEFTRAQILTQSATSMLAQANQVPQGVLSLLGR; from the coding sequence GGCCATCAAGTCGGTGAATACCATGCGTTCGGACATGGGCGCCTACGTGAACCGCCTGGAGTTCGCCATCAGCAATCTGGGCAACCAGATTTACAACACGCAGGATGCGGAAAGCCGTATCCGGGACGTGGATTTCGCGAAGGAGACCACCGAGTTCACCCGCGCGCAAATCCTCACCCAGAGCGCGACCTCGATGTTGGCGCAGGCCAATCAGGTCCCGCAAGGCGTGCTCAGCCTGTTGGGCCGCTAA